Below is a genomic region from Marinobacter salarius.
CTCCGGCGCCATGACACATGGGCAGGGCGCCGAGCGGAACGAGAAACAGGTTCGCCAAGCCCGTCGTCACCGACAGTCGGGCTGGCGACACGCGATGAGATTGCTCACCGAAGTAATCCCCAACCACCAAGGCGGTCAGTACGATGGCATTGGTGATCGTAAGCGCCAGTTGAGGGAACACCAGCATGGACATCGCCTGCTGCCAGCACACCGCTGGCGACCAGGCTCTGGGACGTCACCTCGGTGGTCAGCAACAACGCAGCAACCGCTCTCATGGGTTGTACCGGCATCGGCAGCCGATAGTACAACCCCGTTGCAATGTAGAACGCGGCAAACCCCAGCAGTACGGGTATCGGTGGCAACCCTGCCACGCCAATTGCCCCCAGACTCAGTGGCAGCAGGGTACCGATATCACCCAGCGCCCCGCTGACCTCCTTCACAGAATCTTTCGGGTTTAAGGGCATGCGCGCTCCTGATTCTTGGCCAGTTTTTATTGGCAACTCTCACGCGTTATATACGACATGCCCCAACTCGGTGATGTCGTAACCGCCCAACGCCTCGGCGCGCTGGACGAAGCGCTCGCTACCGGCAAACGCCAGCAGCCTCTGCATGGCCGGATCAAAATAGTGGCGCCGGCGCATAGCCAGATCAAAATGCTCCTGCTGCAGAGATATAAAAGCGAGCCCCTGGCGCCGCGCCGCCGCTTCGATTCCCACGCCAACATCCGATTCGCCCTGTCGAATGGCCAAGGCGAGATCGTCTTCGCTAAGCGACGGATGTGTTGCCCACGTGAGGTGTTCGGCATCTATGCGGTGTCGAGCAAGCAAGCTCTGCAGTAAATGGCTAACGCCGGCATCAGGCTGGCGATGCGCGAGACGTATGCCCGGGCGAGCGATATCCTCCAAACGGGCGAGTCGGTGAGGGTTATCGGCGGCTAACAGGAGCCCCTGCTGGCGCTTCGCCCAGCGAATCAGCACCAGGTCACGCATGCCGCTCAGCCCCAACGTGACAGGATCATTGTAGTCCCGGCTGTCAGCATGCCAGATATGCATTCCCGCGAGCATTGCGCGACCGGCGATCAACCGTTGTACGCCATCACCACTCCCCTGGCACAGCAGCGCCAGTTCGGCGCCGCTCTCTTTCACCGCCCACTCCAACAATGGATCCTGGCTGCCTGCCAGGACCGGCGGGGTCGGCGAACTGACGGCGTCGTCGCCCTCAAGATGGTTCATCAACCACAGATCAATACGCTGGCGTGGAAACAACAGCTTTCCGGTCACCCGCACACAGGGAATGACGCCCTGGCTGACCAGATCATAGACTTTGCGCTCTTTCAGGCGCAGATACTCGGCAGCTTCGGCCGTGGTGAGGTAAGCGGGAAGCGTCATTGATCTCTCCTACCGCCTGGAAAAGCACTAAACTGTTTTTAGCTGCATATTTTTCAACAGGCTGTGCAAAGCGTAGTCAGAAACTCCACGATGCTCAATAACAAGGAGACGCAGCTGTGGAAAATAATGCGTTTTACGTAGCGCTGTCGCTACTGCTAAACCTCGACGCTTCGCTCTTTCAGATCGTAGCGCTTTCGCTGCAGGTGTCGCTTCTGGCGGTACTGATCGCGGCTGTGCTGGGGTTTCCCCTCGGGGCGGCGGTGGCACTGTGGCGCTTCCCCGGGCGCAGCGTCATGATTGTCGTGCTCAATGCCCTGATGGGATTGCCGCCGGTGGTGGCTGGGCTCGCCGTCTATTTACTGCTCTCGCGAGCCGGCCCGCTGGGTGAGTGGGGGTTCCTGTTTACACCCGGGGCCATGGTCATTGCCCAGGTGGTACTGGTGTTACCGATTCTGGCCGCGCTCTCGCGCCAGAAGGTGGAAGAGCTTCTGGGTGAATACCGCGAGCAGTTTATGTCACTGGGTATGTCCCGCTCACGCATGATGCCCACCCTGCTGTGGGATGCCCGTTTTGCGCTATTGACTGTTCTGCTCGCCGGCTTTGGCCGCGCCAGCGCCGAAGTGGGCGCGGTGATGATGGTGGGCGGCAATATTGATGGGGTCACGCGGGTCATGACCACCGCCATTGTGCTGGAAACCGGCAAGGGCAACCTGCCCTTGGCGCTGGGGCTGGGAATCGTGCTGCTGACGCTGGTCATGCTGA
It encodes:
- a CDS encoding putative sulfate/molybdate transporter, translating into MLVFPQLALTITNAIVLTALVVGDYFGEQSHRVSPARLSVTTGLANLFLVPLGALPMCHGAGGVAAHHRFGAGTGMAPIVLGTALLMVAFLPGGYH
- a CDS encoding putative sulfate/molybdate transporter, which gives rise to MPLNPKDSVKEVSGALGDIGTLLPLSLGAIGVAGLPPIPVLLGFAAFYIATGLYYRLPMPVQPMRAVAALLLTTEVTSQSLVASGVLAAGDVHAGVPSTGAYDHQCHRTDRLGGWGLLR
- a CDS encoding helix-turn-helix transcriptional regulator — translated: MTLPAYLTTAEAAEYLRLKERKVYDLVSQGVIPCVRVTGKLLFPRQRIDLWLMNHLEGDDAVSSPTPPVLAGSQDPLLEWAVKESGAELALLCQGSGDGVQRLIAGRAMLAGMHIWHADSRDYNDPVTLGLSGMRDLVLIRWAKRQQGLLLAADNPHRLARLEDIARPGIRLAHRQPDAGVSHLLQSLLARHRIDAEHLTWATHPSLSEDDLALAIRQGESDVGVGIEAAARRQGLAFISLQQEHFDLAMRRRHYFDPAMQRLLAFAGSERFVQRAEALGGYDITELGHVVYNA
- a CDS encoding ABC transporter permease codes for the protein MENNAFYVALSLLLNLDASLFQIVALSLQVSLLAVLIAAVLGFPLGAAVALWRFPGRSVMIVVLNALMGLPPVVAGLAVYLLLSRAGPLGEWGFLFTPGAMVIAQVVLVLPILAALSRQKVEELLGEYREQFMSLGMSRSRMMPTLLWDARFALLTVLLAGFGRASAEVGAVMMVGGNIDGVTRVMTTAIVLETGKGNLPLALGLGIVLLTLVMLINAGAFLVGELTRRRIG